In Hermetia illucens chromosome 1, iHerIll2.2.curated.20191125, whole genome shotgun sequence, one genomic interval encodes:
- the LOC119656583 gene encoding store-operated calcium entry regulator STIMATE-like isoform X2: MNSSSLLTVQEEIQWTSLHCSKNALTDFFGWFLQGVLASLAFTCLIAKRFCEPPYIRRSWETWWYDTSKQGIGALVIHMTNVYVAPLFQGDPCTWYIINFLLDSTIGLFIIYVGIRICQFLAKRNKWDAINFGEYNAPKSWVYQTWIYIGLMAIVKLITTLFVQLDVWDNVKNFVLSPFSNPKIELAVVMLIIPFFVNILIFWVTDNFLMRHNRKKRLGSSREQSILQKVKG, encoded by the exons ATGAATTCGTCGTCACTTTTAACTGTGCAAGAAGAAATCCAGTGGACGAGCCTGCATTGTAGTAAAAATGCCCTCACCGATTTCTTCGGATGGTTTCTGCAGGGAGTCCTAGCAAGCCTAGCATTCACGTGCTTAATAG CCAAAAGATTCTGTGAACCGCCATATATACGACGTTCCTGGGAAACATGGTGGTACGACACATCGAAACAAGGAATTGGTGCTCTAGTCATTCACATGACCAATGTATATGTGGCACCCTTGTTTCAAGGCGACCCATGTACATGGTATATTATAAACTTTTTACTGGATTCAACCATTGGCCTTTTTATTATCTACGTAGGAATAAGGATATGTCAGTTTTTAGCTAAGCGAAATAAATGGGACGCCATTaatttcggtgaataca ATGCACCAAAGTCCTGGGTCTATCAGACTTGGATATATATCGGATTAATGGCAATAGTGAAATTAATCACCACATTATTTGTACAGCTTGATGTTTGGGATAAtgttaaaaattttgttttatcaccATTCTCTAATCCCAAGATAGAATTAGCTGTTGTTATGCTTATTATTCCGTTCTTTGTTAAT ATTTTAATCTTCTGGGTAACTGATAATTTCCTAATGCGGCATAACCGTAAAAAACGACTTGGCAGCAGTCGCGAGCAGAGTATTCTACAAAAAGTTAAG GGATGA
- the LOC119656583 gene encoding store-operated calcium entry regulator STIMATE-like isoform X1 — MNSSSLLTVQEEIQWTSLHCSKNALTDFFGWFLQGVLASLAFTCLIAKRFCEPPYIRRSWETWWYDTSKQGIGALVIHMTNVYVAPLFQGDPCTWYIINFLLDSTIGLFIIYVGIRICQFLAKRNKWDAINFGEYNAPKSWVYQTWIYIGLMAIVKLITTLFVQLDVWDNVKNFVLSPFSNPKIELAVVMLIIPFFVNILIFWVTDNFLMRHNRKKRLGSSREQSILQKVKVKYRSIRKERQNDSESEALISGDDDLLGGNTSKIMGMQNVQQRTSISMA; from the exons ATGAATTCGTCGTCACTTTTAACTGTGCAAGAAGAAATCCAGTGGACGAGCCTGCATTGTAGTAAAAATGCCCTCACCGATTTCTTCGGATGGTTTCTGCAGGGAGTCCTAGCAAGCCTAGCATTCACGTGCTTAATAG CCAAAAGATTCTGTGAACCGCCATATATACGACGTTCCTGGGAAACATGGTGGTACGACACATCGAAACAAGGAATTGGTGCTCTAGTCATTCACATGACCAATGTATATGTGGCACCCTTGTTTCAAGGCGACCCATGTACATGGTATATTATAAACTTTTTACTGGATTCAACCATTGGCCTTTTTATTATCTACGTAGGAATAAGGATATGTCAGTTTTTAGCTAAGCGAAATAAATGGGACGCCATTaatttcggtgaataca ATGCACCAAAGTCCTGGGTCTATCAGACTTGGATATATATCGGATTAATGGCAATAGTGAAATTAATCACCACATTATTTGTACAGCTTGATGTTTGGGATAAtgttaaaaattttgttttatcaccATTCTCTAATCCCAAGATAGAATTAGCTGTTGTTATGCTTATTATTCCGTTCTTTGTTAAT ATTTTAATCTTCTGGGTAACTGATAATTTCCTAATGCGGCATAACCGTAAAAAACGACTTGGCAGCAGTCGCGAGCAGAGTATTCTACAAAAAGTTAAG GTAAAATACAGGTCAATACGAAAGGAAAGGCAAAATGATTCTGAATCCGAAGCATTAATATCGGGCGATGATGATCTACTAGGTGGCAACACAAGTAAAATAATGGGCATGCAAAATGTTCAGCAACGAACGAGTATTTCGATGGCCTAA